The Neisseria sicca genome includes a window with the following:
- the ttcA gene encoding tRNA 2-thiocytidine(32) synthetase TtcA, which translates to MSKKTKQELENNKLNKRLRHAVGDAINDFNMIEPGDKIMVCLSGGKDSYALLDILRQLQASAPIDFELVAVNLDQKQPGFPEEVLPNYLESIGVPYKIVEEDTYSTVKRVLDEGKTTCSLCSRLRRGILYRTAKELGCTKIALGHHRDDILATMFLNMFYGGKLKAMPPKLVSDNGEHIVIRPLAYVKEKDLIKYAELKQFPIIPCNLCGSQPNLQRQVIGDMLRDWDKRFPGRIESMFSALQNVVPSHLADPELFDFVGLERGQTLKHGGDLAFDSEKMPERYSDGSEEDESEIKITPSKPERKVINILANKPKTCGA; encoded by the coding sequence ATGTCAAAAAAAACCAAACAAGAATTAGAGAACAACAAACTCAACAAACGCCTGCGCCACGCCGTCGGTGACGCGATTAACGATTTCAACATGATTGAACCGGGCGACAAAATCATGGTCTGCCTCTCCGGTGGCAAAGACAGCTACGCCCTATTAGACATCCTGCGCCAGCTCCAAGCCAGCGCGCCGATTGATTTCGAACTGGTTGCCGTCAATCTTGACCAAAAACAGCCGGGCTTCCCCGAAGAAGTGCTGCCGAACTATCTCGAAAGCATAGGCGTACCGTACAAAATCGTCGAAGAGGACACCTACTCCACCGTTAAACGCGTATTGGACGAAGGCAAAACGACTTGTTCGCTGTGCAGCCGCCTGCGCCGCGGCATTCTCTACCGCACTGCAAAAGAATTGGGCTGCACCAAAATCGCCTTGGGACACCACCGCGACGACATCCTCGCCACCATGTTTTTAAATATGTTTTACGGCGGCAAACTCAAAGCCATGCCGCCCAAGTTGGTGAGCGACAACGGCGAACACATCGTCATCCGCCCGCTGGCGTATGTGAAAGAAAAAGATTTGATCAAATATGCCGAACTGAAGCAATTCCCAATCATCCCTTGCAACCTCTGCGGCTCGCAGCCCAACCTGCAACGCCAAGTCATCGGCGATATGCTGCGCGATTGGGACAAACGCTTCCCCGGCCGTATTGAATCCATGTTCTCCGCCCTGCAAAACGTCGTACCCTCCCATCTTGCCGACCCCGAGCTTTTCGACTTCGTCGGTTTGGAACGCGGTCAAACCTTAAAACACGGCGGCGATTTGGCGTTTGACAGCGAAAAAATGCCCGAACGCTACTCCGACGGCAGCGAAGAAGACGAGAGTGAAATCAAAATCACCCCGTCCAAACCCGAACGCAAAGTCATCAATATTCTGGCAAACAAGCCGAAAACTTGCGGCGCATAA
- a CDS encoding DUF456 domain-containing protein: MTAIFILLGLIAICVGLLGTVYPAIPGLGLMFGGAWLLAYAGDYQIYGTNTLIFLAVVAAIGTAMDYVAGALGAKYTGASKTAVWGALIGGIVGAFFSIPGLLFGPLIGAGTGEFLARRDMWQAGKVGLGTFIGFIIGTVAKIGCALTIVMTLLVIWAASWF; encoded by the coding sequence ATGACTGCCATTTTCATCCTGCTCGGTTTAATCGCCATCTGTGTCGGACTGCTCGGCACGGTTTATCCCGCTATTCCCGGATTGGGATTGATGTTCGGCGGCGCATGGCTGCTTGCCTATGCCGGCGATTATCAGATTTACGGTACAAATACTCTAATTTTTCTCGCCGTTGTCGCCGCTATCGGCACGGCGATGGATTATGTCGCAGGCGCATTAGGGGCAAAATATACGGGAGCCAGTAAAACAGCAGTTTGGGGAGCGCTAATCGGCGGTATTGTCGGCGCGTTTTTCTCCATTCCCGGGCTGTTGTTCGGTCCGCTCATCGGCGCGGGTACCGGGGAATTCTTGGCGCGCCGCGATATGTGGCAGGCGGGCAAAGTCGGGCTGGGGACGTTTATCGGCTTCATCATCGGTACGGTCGCCAAAATCGGTTGCGCCTTGACGATTGTAATGACCCTGCTCGTTATATGGGCGGCAAGCTGGTTTTAA
- a CDS encoding YecA family protein, with translation MQLQAFDEASRVRLIQLLDAKSEQHNTMRCDEVQAFMMALLSGPDALNPNDWLPEVLGEESLFDAKERTEIERLVMALAADLRIKLVSKMLPDLWLYEDAAGNPDVYTWCNAYLYALDVVPTDWFEAVDQEEFEDLFYPIMALGGIYDEEQNGEIILHLTEKELSQLESDLPHVLLDIYWYWQAIINKPQTVRREGEKIGRNDSCPCGSGKKYKACCGKG, from the coding sequence ATGCAATTACAAGCATTTGACGAAGCATCCCGCGTGCGCCTGATACAGCTGCTCGATGCCAAATCGGAACAACACAACACCATGCGCTGCGATGAGGTACAGGCATTTATGATGGCTTTGTTGAGTGGTCCCGATGCCTTGAATCCGAACGATTGGCTGCCTGAAGTGTTGGGTGAAGAATCATTGTTTGACGCGAAAGAGCGTACCGAAATCGAGCGTTTGGTGATGGCGCTGGCGGCTGATTTGCGTATCAAGCTCGTCAGTAAAATGTTGCCCGATTTGTGGCTTTACGAAGATGCAGCAGGCAATCCCGACGTGTACACTTGGTGTAACGCCTATCTGTATGCCTTGGATGTCGTGCCGACCGATTGGTTTGAAGCGGTCGATCAGGAGGAGTTTGAAGACCTGTTCTATCCGATCATGGCTTTGGGCGGCATTTATGATGAAGAGCAAAACGGCGAAATCATTTTGCACCTGACTGAAAAAGAACTCTCACAGCTCGAATCCGACTTGCCGCACGTCCTGCTCGATATTTACTGGTATTGGCAGGCAATTATCAACAAACCGCAAACCGTACGTCGCGAAGGCGAAAAAATCGGGCGAAACGATTCTTGTCCCTGCGGGAGCGGTAAAAAATACAAAGCTTGTTGCGGTAAGGGATAA
- a CDS encoding D-alanyl-D-alanine carboxypeptidase family protein, translating into MKKTLSVLIAAMMIAAAQAAPQAAKNNAAPAVAASEPAPAAASQPEAMMPSINSPDAPPAIAAAAYIVTDLQSHQVLASNNIDTQIEPASLTKMMTAYLTFKALENGTLRADQMLTVSDAGWKIEGSRMFLNPKVPASVSDLIKGMIVQSGNDAATTLAEAMGGGSVDVFVQQMNEEAKRLGMTKTHFKNPTGLATEGHVSTVGDLAILSAALIHDYPKYYPVFSIKSFKYNNVEQPNRNLLLYRDTSVDGLKAGHSESAGYNLAASSKRNGRRIVSIVVGTESTEARASESGKLLNWALQAFDTPKLYNSGEIISKVKVYKGSSKSVNVGFLEDVYITIPHNAGQNIKPILETVQPVVAPIRKGQSLGKLKIVKDGKVITEKNVVALHSVEEGSWFRRMWDDIVLWFKGLFGSSSK; encoded by the coding sequence ATGAAAAAAACATTATCCGTATTGATCGCGGCGATGATGATTGCCGCCGCGCAAGCCGCGCCGCAAGCGGCTAAAAACAACGCAGCCCCCGCAGTTGCCGCTTCCGAGCCGGCTCCTGCCGCCGCATCCCAGCCCGAAGCCATGATGCCCAGCATCAACAGCCCCGATGCGCCGCCTGCCATTGCCGCTGCCGCCTACATCGTTACCGATTTGCAAAGCCATCAAGTGCTTGCCTCCAACAATATCGACACGCAGATCGAACCGGCTTCGCTGACCAAAATGATGACCGCCTACCTCACGTTCAAGGCTTTGGAAAACGGCACATTGCGCGCCGACCAAATGCTGACCGTGTCTGACGCAGGCTGGAAAATCGAAGGCTCGCGGATGTTCCTCAATCCCAAAGTCCCCGCCAGCGTGAGTGATTTGATTAAAGGCATGATTGTCCAATCCGGCAACGATGCTGCCACCACGCTTGCCGAAGCCATGGGAGGAGGCTCGGTGGACGTGTTCGTCCAACAAATGAACGAAGAAGCCAAGCGTTTGGGCATGACCAAAACCCACTTTAAAAACCCGACAGGATTGGCTACCGAAGGCCACGTTTCCACCGTCGGCGATTTAGCCATTTTGTCCGCCGCGCTGATACACGATTATCCGAAATACTATCCCGTATTTTCGATTAAATCTTTCAAATACAACAATGTCGAACAGCCAAACCGCAACCTCCTGCTCTACCGCGACACCAGTGTGGACGGCCTGAAGGCAGGACATTCCGAAAGCGCAGGCTACAACCTTGCCGCCTCCAGCAAACGTAACGGCAGACGCATCGTGTCCATCGTCGTAGGCACTGAGTCCACCGAAGCCCGCGCTTCCGAAAGCGGCAAACTGCTCAACTGGGCATTGCAGGCATTCGACACGCCCAAGCTCTACAACAGCGGCGAAATCATTTCTAAGGTCAAAGTTTATAAAGGCAGCAGCAAATCGGTGAACGTCGGCTTCCTGGAAGACGTGTACATCACTATTCCCCACAATGCCGGACAAAACATCAAACCGATTTTAGAAACCGTCCAGCCCGTTGTCGCCCCGATACGCAAAGGCCAAAGCTTGGGCAAACTCAAAATTGTCAAAGACGGTAAAGTCATTACCGAGAAAAACGTCGTAGCCCTCCATTCCGTTGAAGAAGGCAGCTGGTTCAGACGGATGTGGGATGATATCGTATTGTGGTTCAAAGGCTTGTTCGGCAGTAGTTCGAAATAG
- the ilvA gene encoding threonine ammonia-lyase, biosynthetic, whose amino-acid sequence MNNRPSYSDYLIRILTASVYDVAVETPLEPAIGLSGRLNNNVLLKREDLQPVFSFKIRGAYNKMAKLPKEALACGVIAASAGNHAQGVALSAQRLGCRAVIVMPETTPQIKIDAVKSRGGEVVLKGVSYNDAYDYAMELAEKEKLTYIAPFDDPDVIAGQGTVGMEIVRQRPDDIHAIFVPIGGGGLAAGVAAFVKQVRPSIKVIGVQTHDSCCMKQSVEAGKVVSLKDVGLFSDGTAVKVVGEETFRLCRDLLDDIITVDTDAICGAIKDIFDDTRSITEPAGALALAGLKTYAARNRIQNQTLVAVTSGANMNFHRLRHVSERSELGEGNEGIFAVTIPEERGSFLKFVNLLGSRNITEFNYRYGDDQKAHIFVGLQTAGSQDLAVISSQLTEAGLPNVDLTDDEISKIHIRYMVGGRTTKVAHERLISFEFPERPGALARFLNHMQGGWNITLFHYRNHGADYGRILVGIDVPSTDDEAFENFLESLGYSYQDETQNAAYRLFLA is encoded by the coding sequence ATGAACAACCGCCCATCTTATTCCGATTACCTCATCCGCATCCTGACCGCCTCCGTTTACGACGTTGCCGTCGAAACCCCGCTCGAACCCGCCATCGGACTGTCAGGTCGTCTGAACAACAACGTCCTGCTCAAACGCGAAGACCTGCAACCCGTGTTTTCCTTCAAAATCCGCGGTGCGTACAACAAAATGGCGAAGCTGCCCAAAGAAGCGCTCGCCTGCGGCGTGATCGCTGCCAGCGCGGGCAACCACGCACAAGGCGTCGCACTTTCGGCACAGCGTCTAGGCTGCCGCGCCGTCATCGTCATGCCCGAAACCACGCCCCAAATCAAAATCGACGCCGTCAAAAGCCGCGGCGGCGAAGTCGTCCTCAAAGGCGTTTCCTACAACGATGCCTATGATTACGCGATGGAATTGGCAGAAAAAGAAAAACTGACCTACATCGCCCCTTTTGACGACCCCGACGTGATTGCCGGTCAAGGCACCGTCGGCATGGAAATCGTACGCCAACGTCCCGACGACATCCACGCCATCTTCGTCCCCATCGGCGGCGGCGGGCTCGCGGCAGGCGTTGCCGCGTTCGTCAAACAAGTCCGACCGAGCATCAAAGTCATCGGCGTGCAAACACACGACTCCTGCTGCATGAAACAATCCGTCGAAGCCGGAAAAGTCGTCAGCCTCAAAGACGTCGGCCTCTTCTCCGACGGTACCGCCGTCAAAGTCGTCGGCGAAGAAACCTTCCGCCTCTGCCGCGATCTCTTGGACGACATCATCACCGTTGACACCGACGCCATCTGCGGCGCCATCAAAGACATCTTCGACGACACCCGCAGCATCACCGAACCCGCCGGCGCGCTCGCCCTTGCCGGCTTGAAAACCTATGCCGCCCGCAACCGCATCCAAAACCAAACCCTCGTCGCCGTCACCAGCGGCGCCAACATGAATTTCCACCGCCTGCGCCACGTTTCCGAACGCAGCGAATTGGGCGAAGGCAACGAAGGCATTTTCGCCGTTACCATCCCTGAAGAGCGCGGCAGTTTCCTCAAATTCGTCAACCTGCTCGGCAGCCGCAACATCACCGAGTTCAACTACCGCTACGGCGACGACCAAAAAGCCCACATCTTCGTCGGCCTGCAAACCGCAGGTTCCCAAGACCTTGCCGTCATCAGCAGCCAACTGACCGAAGCCGGGCTGCCCAATGTCGATTTGACCGACGACGAAATCTCCAAAATCCACATCCGCTACATGGTCGGCGGACGCACAACAAAAGTCGCCCACGAACGCCTAATCAGCTTCGAGTTCCCCGAACGCCCCGGCGCACTCGCCCGCTTCCTCAACCATATGCAGGGCGGCTGGAACATTACCCTCTTCCACTACCGCAACCACGGCGCCGACTACGGCCGCATTCTCGTCGGCATCGACGTCCCGTCCACCGACGATGAAGCATTTGAAAACTTCCTCGAAAGCCTCGGTTACAGCTATCAGGACGAAACCCAAAACGCCGCATACCGCCTGTTCCTTGCTTGA
- a CDS encoding outer membrane protein assembly factor BamD, whose product MKKILLVVSLSLALGACASNKGTVDKDAQITQDWNVEKLYAEAHDELNSSNYTRAIKLYEILESRFPNGRYAQQAQLDTAYAYYKDDEPEKALAAIDRFQRHHPQHPNMDYALYLKGLVLFNEDQSFLNKLASQDWSDRDPKANRSAYQAFAELVQRYPESKYAADATERMAKLVDALGGNEISVARYYMKRGAYLAAVNRAQKIVERYQNTRYVEESLAMMELAYKKLEKPQLAADTRRVLETNFPQSPFLQHQWQPNDMPWWRYWR is encoded by the coding sequence ATGAAAAAAATTCTTTTAGTAGTTTCGTTAAGTCTGGCACTCGGTGCCTGTGCAAGCAATAAAGGTACGGTCGATAAAGACGCGCAAATCACACAAGATTGGAACGTGGAAAAACTCTATGCCGAAGCGCATGACGAGTTGAACAGCAGCAATTATACGCGAGCCATCAAGTTATACGAAATTTTAGAATCCCGCTTCCCCAACGGCCGCTACGCGCAACAGGCGCAACTGGATACCGCATACGCCTATTACAAAGACGACGAGCCTGAAAAAGCCCTCGCCGCCATCGACCGCTTCCAGCGCCATCACCCGCAACATCCGAATATGGATTACGCGCTTTACCTCAAAGGCTTGGTTTTATTCAATGAAGACCAATCCTTCCTCAACAAACTCGCTTCTCAAGACTGGTCCGACCGCGACCCTAAAGCCAACCGCAGCGCATACCAAGCATTTGCCGAATTGGTACAACGCTATCCGGAGAGCAAATACGCAGCCGACGCAACCGAGCGCATGGCAAAACTGGTGGACGCATTGGGCGGTAACGAAATCTCCGTTGCCCGCTACTACATGAAACGCGGCGCCTACCTTGCCGCTGTTAACCGTGCCCAAAAAATCGTCGAGCGTTACCAAAACACCCGCTACGTAGAAGAATCGCTCGCCATGATGGAGCTTGCCTACAAGAAACTGGAAAAACCCCAACTCGCCGCCGACACCCGCCGCGTCTTGGAAACCAACTTCCCGCAAAGCCCCTTCCTGCAACACCAATGGCAGCCAAACGACATGCCTTGGTGGCGCTACTGGCGTTAA
- the rluD gene encoding 23S rRNA pseudouridine(1911/1915/1917) synthase RluD, whose product MQNTSFDNEADYSDDLDFTSAPEAESCVNLTVPLELAGGRLDAVLAKLMPDYSRSRLTSWIKEGAVIVNDKPAQPKDKMIGGESVSVTVRPSEENLAFKPEAMDLDIVYEDDTVIVVNKPAGLVVHPAAGNWTGTLLNGLLAHCPELSQIPRAGIVHRLDKETSGLMVVAKTLPAQNSLVQQLQERTVKRIYRAVANGIVPFDGKIETQIGRDPHNRLKMAVVKFGGKPAVTHVKVLERYLAHSYIECSLETGRTHQIRVHMREANHPLAADPVYGNLRHPCSEPVKEAVKSLGARQALHAYRLSFVHPKTGETVSFEAPIPDDMYHLLSVLRLEAGLDSSLSNEEEWQDKLGTDDDDDWNEDDYDVEVVYVRD is encoded by the coding sequence ATGCAGAATACTTCCTTTGATAATGAAGCCGATTATAGCGACGATTTAGACTTTACGTCAGCCCCCGAAGCAGAAAGTTGTGTTAATTTGACTGTTCCGCTGGAGCTTGCGGGCGGGCGGCTGGATGCTGTGTTGGCAAAGCTCATGCCTGATTATTCGCGCAGCCGCCTGACATCGTGGATTAAAGAAGGCGCGGTTATTGTAAACGATAAGCCTGCCCAACCCAAAGACAAAATGATAGGCGGAGAATCCGTCAGCGTAACGGTACGTCCGAGCGAAGAGAATCTCGCATTCAAACCTGAAGCGATGGATTTGGATATTGTGTACGAAGACGATACCGTCATTGTCGTCAACAAACCCGCCGGACTGGTCGTCCACCCCGCCGCAGGCAACTGGACGGGGACGCTGCTCAACGGCCTGCTGGCGCATTGTCCCGAATTGAGCCAGATTCCGCGCGCGGGCATTGTCCACAGGCTAGACAAAGAAACCAGCGGTCTGATGGTAGTCGCCAAAACACTGCCTGCGCAAAATTCCCTCGTGCAACAGCTTCAAGAACGCACAGTCAAACGCATCTACCGCGCTGTCGCCAACGGCATCGTCCCCTTTGACGGCAAAATCGAAACCCAAATCGGACGCGATCCGCACAACCGCCTGAAAATGGCAGTCGTCAAATTCGGCGGCAAACCTGCCGTTACCCATGTCAAAGTGTTGGAACGCTATCTTGCCCACAGCTACATCGAATGCTCGCTCGAAACAGGCAGGACGCATCAAATCCGCGTCCATATGCGCGAAGCCAACCACCCGCTTGCCGCCGACCCCGTTTACGGAAATCTGCGCCATCCGTGCAGCGAACCGGTAAAAGAAGCCGTCAAAAGTCTGGGCGCGCGTCAGGCGTTGCATGCCTACCGCTTAAGTTTCGTCCATCCGAAAACCGGCGAAACCGTTTCATTCGAAGCCCCAATCCCCGACGATATGTATCACTTACTCTCCGTCCTGCGTCTTGAAGCAGGCTTAGATTCGTCTTTGAGCAACGAAGAAGAATGGCAGGACAAACTCGGCACGGATGACGACGATGATTGGAACGAAGACGACTACGATGTCGAAGTGGTTTATGTGAGGGATTAA
- the pgeF gene encoding peptidoglycan editing factor PgeF: MKTITETLNLAPQGKNFLTADWPAPANVKTLITTRNGGVSQGVYQSLNLGSHVGDDPDAVRRNREIVHEQVGLPVAYLNQIHSTIVVNAADALGNAPNADASVDNTGKAACAAMTADCLPVLFCDKAGTVVAAAHAGWRGLAGGVLQNTIAAMNVAPVEIMAYLGPAIGADAFEVGQDVFDAFCTPMPEAADAFEDIGGGKYLADIYALARLVLRREGVDMIYGGTHCTVLERDTFFSYRRDGQTGRMVSLIWLEQA, from the coding sequence ATGAAAACCATCACAGAAACCTTAAACCTCGCCCCGCAAGGCAAAAATTTCCTGACTGCCGACTGGCCTGCGCCTGCCAACGTGAAAACCCTGATTACCACACGCAACGGCGGCGTGAGCCAAGGTGTGTATCAAAGTTTGAACCTCGGTTCGCACGTCGGCGATGATCCTGATGCCGTGCGCCGCAACCGTGAAATCGTGCATGAACAGGTCGGGCTGCCCGTTGCCTATCTCAATCAAATCCACAGCACCATCGTTGTCAACGCTGCCGACGCATTGGGTAACGCGCCCAACGCCGACGCTTCGGTGGACAACACGGGCAAAGCCGCCTGCGCCGCGATGACTGCCGACTGCCTACCTGTCTTGTTCTGCGATAAAGCCGGGACGGTCGTCGCTGCCGCACACGCCGGCTGGCGCGGTTTGGCGGGCGGCGTGCTGCAAAACACCATAGCCGCGATGAATGTTGCGCCCGTCGAAATCATGGCATATCTCGGCCCTGCCATCGGCGCGGATGCTTTCGAAGTCGGACAAGACGTATTCGACGCATTTTGTACGCCCATGCCCGAAGCGGCGGACGCATTCGAAGACATCGGCGGCGGTAAGTATCTTGCTGACATCTACGCGCTGGCACGTTTGGTTCTGCGCCGCGAAGGTGTGGATATGATTTACGGCGGCACACACTGCACCGTCTTGGAACGCGACACTTTCTTCTCTTACCGCCGCGACGGACAAACCGGCCGCATGGTCAGCCTGATTTGGTTGGAACAGGCATAA
- the yciA gene encoding acyl-CoA thioester hydrolase YciA, protein MTQKNEHRSHPQGELLLRTVAMPQDTNPNQDIFGGWIMSQMDLGGGILAAEIAQGRIVTVAVQEMNFIRPVKVGNVVCCYGRCVRVGNTSLQLKIEVWVKTLMNDHLTEDRQLVTEAVFTYVAIDSEGNTRPIPKEGNPKLQGLI, encoded by the coding sequence ATGACTCAAAAAAACGAACACCGTTCCCACCCTCAAGGCGAGCTTTTGCTGCGCACCGTCGCCATGCCGCAAGACACCAATCCCAACCAAGATATTTTCGGCGGCTGGATTATGTCGCAAATGGATTTGGGCGGCGGCATTTTGGCAGCGGAAATCGCGCAAGGCCGCATCGTTACCGTCGCCGTTCAGGAAATGAACTTCATCCGCCCCGTTAAAGTGGGCAACGTGGTTTGCTGCTACGGACGCTGCGTGCGCGTGGGCAATACTTCGCTGCAACTGAAAATCGAAGTTTGGGTGAAAACGCTGATGAACGACCACCTGACTGAAGACCGCCAACTCGTTACCGAAGCCGTCTTCACCTACGTCGCCATCGACAGCGAAGGCAACACGCGCCCTATTCCAAAAGAAGGCAACCCGAAACTGCAAGGTCTGATTTAA
- a CDS encoding NnrS family protein, whose protein sequence is MNKFFTHPMRPFFVGAAVLAILGALVFFISPAAIVLHRQIFLELMLPAAYGGFLTAAMLEWTGYKGRLKPVATVLAALLLAASVLLPFSPQTASFFVGAYWLVLLLFCTWLIWLDRNTDNFALLMLLAAFTVFQTAYAVSGDLNLLRAQVHLNMAAVMFVSVRVSVLLGAEALKECRLKDPVFIPNVVYKNIAITFLLLHTAAELWLPTQTAGFTAFAVGFILLAKLRELHHHELLRKHYVRTYYLLQLFAAAGYLWTGVARLQNLPASAPLHLITLGGMMGGVMMVWLTAGLWHSGFTKLDYPKLCRIAVPILFAAAVSRAVLMNVNPIFFITVPAILIAAVFVLYLLTFVPIFRANAFTDDPE, encoded by the coding sequence ATGAATAAATTTTTCACCCACCCCATGCGGCCGTTTTTTGTCGGCGCGGCGGTGCTTGCCATACTTGGCGCGTTGGTGTTTTTCATCAGTCCCGCCGCCATCGTCCTGCACCGCCAAATCTTCTTAGAACTCATGCTGCCTGCGGCATACGGCGGTTTTCTGACTGCCGCCATGCTCGAATGGACGGGTTATAAAGGTCGTCTGAAACCCGTTGCCACCGTCTTGGCGGCGCTGTTGCTTGCCGCATCCGTCCTGCTGCCGTTTTCGCCGCAAACCGCTTCGTTTTTCGTCGGTGCTTATTGGCTGGTGTTGCTGCTGTTCTGCACCTGGCTGATTTGGCTCGACCGCAACACCGACAATTTCGCCCTGCTGATGCTGCTTGCCGCGTTCACCGTTTTTCAGACGGCCTATGCCGTCAGCGGCGATTTGAACCTGTTGCGCGCGCAAGTGCATTTGAACATGGCGGCGGTCATGTTTGTATCCGTCCGCGTCAGTGTCCTTTTGGGCGCGGAAGCCCTTAAAGAATGCCGTCTGAAAGACCCCGTATTCATCCCCAACGTCGTCTATAAAAACATCGCCATCACCTTCCTGCTGCTGCACACCGCCGCTGAACTTTGGCTGCCCACGCAGACCGCCGGTTTTACCGCATTCGCCGTCGGTTTCATCCTGCTCGCCAAGCTGCGCGAACTGCACCATCACGAACTCCTGCGCAAACACTACGTCCGCACTTATTACCTGCTCCAACTCTTTGCCGCCGCAGGTTATCTGTGGACAGGCGTGGCGAGACTGCAAAACCTGCCCGCCTCCGCGCCCCTGCACCTGATTACACTCGGCGGCATGATGGGCGGCGTGATGATGGTGTGGCTGACTGCCGGACTGTGGCACAGCGGTTTTACCAAACTCGACTACCCGAAACTCTGCCGCATCGCCGTCCCCATCCTCTTCGCCGCCGCCGTCTCGCGTGCTGTTTTAATGAACGTGAACCCGATATTCTTCATCACCGTCCCCGCGATTCTGATCGCCGCCGTGTTCGTGCTTTATCTGTTGACATTCGTACCGATTTTTCGGGCGAATGCGTTTACGGACGATCCGGAGTGA